A window of the Paraburkholderia sp. ZP32-5 genome harbors these coding sequences:
- a CDS encoding YciI family protein → MDKFFFVFRGIDHAESQRMRDVLIDAHREYVRRPAPVTMVHGGPLYDAEDRVIGTCLILEAGSKPQVDAWLGDEPFYRAGLFAIASLERWGWSYGR, encoded by the coding sequence TTGGATAAGTTTTTCTTCGTATTTCGCGGCATCGATCACGCCGAGTCGCAGCGAATGCGCGACGTGCTGATCGACGCGCATCGCGAGTACGTTCGCCGGCCCGCGCCGGTGACGATGGTTCATGGAGGCCCGCTATATGACGCCGAAGATCGGGTTATCGGCACCTGCCTGATTCTCGAAGCCGGTTCGAAGCCGCAAGTGGATGCATGGCTTGGCGACGAACCGTTCTATCGCGCCGGGCTGTTCGCGATTGCCTCGCTCGAGCGATGGGGGTGGTCGTATGGCCGATAG
- a CDS encoding nuclear transport factor 2 family protein, which produces MTIVRSFEPMPAESGSSLETRVLRLEAIEAIRALKAHYSALADAKYTSDYERIPSDQMDRIAGEQAACFTHDAVWAGGNDFGDDLTGREALHAWFRRSPWRFAMHYYTSESIRVSANGNEAEAYWRLMQVAIRSDTARAVWLGAVTHERYRFEEGRWLISYMRFSDLQMMELADTTLPVSSALAGLDAIRQRSAS; this is translated from the coding sequence ATGACCATCGTACGTTCATTCGAGCCGATGCCGGCGGAGTCGGGCAGCAGTCTGGAAACACGCGTGCTTCGACTCGAAGCCATCGAAGCGATCCGCGCGTTGAAAGCCCATTACAGCGCGCTGGCCGACGCGAAATATACGTCCGACTACGAGCGTATCCCGAGCGATCAGATGGATCGCATTGCAGGCGAGCAGGCCGCATGTTTTACGCACGATGCGGTATGGGCCGGCGGTAATGATTTCGGCGACGATCTGACCGGCCGCGAAGCGCTGCACGCATGGTTCAGGCGCTCGCCGTGGCGCTTCGCGATGCATTACTACACCAGCGAATCGATTCGCGTCAGCGCGAACGGTAACGAAGCCGAGGCGTACTGGCGTCTTATGCAAGTGGCCATTCGCTCGGACACTGCGCGTGCAGTGTGGCTTGGCGCGGTCACGCACGAAAGATACCGGTTCGAAGAGGGTCGTTGGTTGATCAGCTATATGCGCTTCAGCGATCTGCAGATGATGGAACTTGCCGACACGACGTTGCCTGTCTCCAGCGCACTTGCCGGACTCGATGCAATTCGCCAGCGATCCGCATCATGA
- a CDS encoding non-heme iron oxygenase ferredoxin subunit produces MSVIPIIPADETRTAPPVDGWYAVGSPEELFGDNDCKGLVLEGVKVGVFRVDNDIFAIDDICTHGYALLSEGYLEGHEIECPLHGGLVDVRDGKACTAPIVRDTRAHQVRVEDGQIFIKLYG; encoded by the coding sequence GTGAGCGTTATTCCTATCATCCCGGCTGACGAAACACGCACTGCGCCGCCGGTGGATGGCTGGTACGCGGTCGGGTCGCCCGAGGAATTGTTCGGTGACAACGACTGTAAGGGCCTCGTACTCGAGGGCGTCAAGGTCGGTGTGTTCCGCGTGGACAACGATATTTTCGCAATCGACGATATCTGTACCCATGGCTACGCGCTGCTGAGCGAAGGGTATCTGGAAGGTCACGAGATCGAATGTCCGCTACATGGCGGGCTGGTCGATGTGCGCGACGGCAAGGCCTGCACGGCGCCCATCGTTCGGGATACGCGTGCTCATCAGGTGCGTGTCGAGGACGGTCAGATCTTCATCAAACTCTACGGATAA
- a CDS encoding maleylacetate reductase encodes MADSASAANFAIDLFEHRIVWCSPFAEVLADELTSVGIRRFLLLSSEELARRFDAVAGDAVQRLIADRFTGIVSHVPEASVINATDAARNCDADGLLAFGGGSSLDTAKAVSDRLGLPIIAVPTNFSGSEVTWNFGLTANGAKQTVRNPAVLPKTVIYDHSLLRSLPLDVAVCSGINAVAHAIEALYAPQANPLTHALAETGIRKMIGGLREWAASQQSSDHAAQLCLTGSWLCGEVLSQVGMGLHHRICHVLGGAFGLPHAQTHTVLLPYSVEWNFDHAAALAPLADLFPEQTFAGGLAGFSALHGAPRSLRELGLTIEQIPEVAQKVLETPVANPRPVNTCDVRALLTRAYTGALSA; translated from the coding sequence ATGGCCGATAGCGCGAGCGCTGCCAATTTCGCAATCGATCTGTTCGAGCATCGCATCGTTTGGTGCTCACCGTTTGCCGAAGTGCTGGCGGACGAGCTTACTTCGGTGGGTATTCGGCGGTTTCTGCTGCTGAGTTCTGAAGAGCTGGCACGCCGTTTCGATGCCGTCGCGGGCGACGCCGTGCAGCGTCTGATCGCGGACCGTTTCACCGGCATCGTCTCGCACGTACCCGAAGCCAGTGTGATCAATGCGACCGATGCAGCGCGAAATTGCGACGCCGATGGACTCCTTGCGTTCGGCGGCGGTTCTTCGCTCGATACCGCGAAAGCGGTTAGCGATCGTCTGGGTCTTCCGATTATTGCAGTACCAACCAATTTTTCCGGTTCCGAAGTCACGTGGAATTTCGGCCTGACGGCGAACGGCGCAAAGCAGACCGTGAGAAATCCCGCGGTGCTGCCGAAAACGGTCATCTACGATCACTCGCTACTTCGGAGCCTGCCACTCGATGTCGCGGTATGCAGCGGCATCAATGCGGTGGCTCACGCAATCGAAGCGCTCTATGCGCCGCAGGCTAATCCGCTCACACATGCTCTGGCTGAAACAGGAATTCGAAAGATGATCGGCGGGCTGCGGGAGTGGGCGGCATCGCAGCAATCCTCCGATCATGCGGCGCAGCTTTGCCTGACCGGCTCCTGGCTTTGCGGCGAAGTGTTATCGCAGGTGGGGATGGGATTGCATCACCGCATCTGCCACGTCCTCGGCGGCGCCTTCGGCCTTCCGCATGCGCAGACTCATACCGTGCTTTTGCCGTATTCGGTCGAATGGAACTTCGATCATGCGGCGGCTTTGGCACCGCTCGCCGACCTGTTCCCCGAACAGACTTTCGCCGGAGGCCTTGCCGGATTTTCCGCGCTGCACGGTGCACCCAGGTCGCTTCGGGAATTGGGTCTGACGATCGAACAGATACCGGAAGTGGCGCAAAAGGTTCTGGAAACGCCTGTGGCGAACCCGCGACCCGTCAATACCTGCGACGTTCGCGCGCTCCTTACCCGGGCGTATACAGGCGCACTGTCGGCATAG
- a CDS encoding maleate cis-trans isomerase family protein, whose protein sequence is MSQGFGWRAKIGQLYPSGGQCDFETQIMAPEGVQFVTTRLPFRKTGLEDDAALVNDIEKHASLCADAEVDLMLLNCTAAGIVVGPEVINARVEQATGVKSTTTIEAVMAGMKAAKFRYIGLMTPYPQEVVDHEVEFLSSQGYDVVVCAGTPCGNPVDQGRISPAQWVETAKSMLGWQIDGLLVSCAGIQISGVIGQIESLLGVPVVASNQAAVWHCLRMLNIEERPKQFGALLAGKFD, encoded by the coding sequence ATGTCGCAGGGATTCGGTTGGCGAGCAAAAATCGGACAGTTATATCCGTCCGGTGGGCAGTGCGATTTCGAGACTCAAATCATGGCGCCGGAAGGCGTGCAATTCGTGACGACGCGTCTGCCATTCCGTAAAACGGGTCTTGAAGACGATGCGGCACTCGTGAACGATATCGAGAAGCACGCCAGTCTCTGCGCCGATGCCGAAGTCGATTTGATGCTGCTGAACTGCACCGCGGCGGGCATCGTGGTCGGCCCCGAAGTGATCAACGCGCGCGTCGAGCAGGCAACCGGCGTGAAATCGACCACGACGATTGAAGCCGTCATGGCCGGCATGAAGGCGGCGAAATTCAGGTACATCGGTTTGATGACACCGTACCCGCAGGAAGTGGTCGATCATGAAGTCGAATTCCTGAGCAGCCAAGGGTACGACGTGGTCGTATGTGCGGGTACGCCTTGCGGTAACCCCGTCGATCAAGGCCGTATTTCACCCGCGCAGTGGGTCGAGACGGCAAAGTCGATGCTGGGGTGGCAGATTGATGGCCTGCTGGTTAGCTGCGCCGGTATCCAGATAAGCGGCGTGATCGGGCAGATTGAGAGCCTGCTCGGCGTACCTGTCGTCGCAAGCAATCAGGCAGCGGTATGGCACTGCCTGCGAATGCTGAATATCGAGGAGCGCCCCAAGCAATTTGGCGCGCTGCTGGCCGGCAAATTCGATTAG
- a CDS encoding dihydroorotate dehydrogenase: MSDLSVEIGSVQLDNPVMPGSGTFAEGHARVFDLNRLGAIVTKTITHDVREGVPPPRVAEFRDATLFSIGIPSKGVDYYLNTTVPFYRRFTPPLIGSISADTVEEFGALATKLAGSGIAALEANVSCPNLKKDGKAFGMDPEATYLVVRAMKAAGVPVWAKMTPNAGNLIDVAKAAQEAGADALIVGNAILAMAIDVETCMPRVANVMGGITGAATKPIMLRMAYQCAKAVSIPVIGCGGIGSAEDVVEFMLAGCTAVQVGTANFRSPGIMPTIIDQLHAFCERRGIEHLRDLIGAMKPYE; this comes from the coding sequence ATGTCGGATTTAAGCGTCGAGATTGGCAGCGTGCAACTGGACAATCCGGTGATGCCTGGGTCCGGCACATTCGCGGAGGGTCATGCCCGGGTATTCGACCTGAACCGTCTTGGCGCGATCGTCACCAAGACCATCACACATGATGTCCGTGAAGGTGTGCCGCCGCCGCGCGTCGCCGAATTTCGTGACGCCACGCTATTTTCGATCGGTATTCCGAGCAAGGGCGTCGATTACTACCTGAATACCACGGTGCCGTTTTATCGGCGCTTCACGCCACCGCTTATTGGCAGCATTTCGGCCGACACGGTCGAAGAATTCGGCGCGCTCGCAACCAAACTGGCCGGATCCGGAATTGCAGCGCTCGAAGCCAATGTGTCGTGTCCGAATCTGAAGAAAGACGGCAAGGCGTTCGGCATGGACCCCGAGGCGACGTATCTGGTTGTGCGGGCCATGAAGGCAGCCGGCGTGCCCGTGTGGGCCAAGATGACCCCGAACGCGGGCAACCTTATCGACGTGGCGAAGGCGGCGCAGGAAGCCGGCGCGGATGCGCTTATCGTGGGTAACGCAATTCTCGCGATGGCGATCGACGTTGAAACGTGCATGCCGCGCGTCGCCAACGTAATGGGCGGAATCACGGGCGCGGCGACGAAACCCATCATGCTGAGAATGGCCTACCAATGTGCGAAGGCGGTATCCATTCCGGTGATTGGTTGCGGTGGCATCGGCTCGGCGGAGGACGTCGTCGAATTCATGCTGGCAGGCTGTACCGCGGTGCAGGTAGGTACCGCGAATTTTCGCTCGCCCGGCATCATGCCGACCATCATCGATCAACTCCATGCGTTCTGTGAACGTCGCGGCATCGAGCATCTTCGCGACCTCATTGGCGCAATGAAACCATACGAATAA
- a CDS encoding dihydroorotate dehydrogenase electron transfer subunit, whose product MTAHDNVEPEIVEHLCEVISNEPVNAEYRHLILLPPHRAALALPGQFFHLQCGDAFLRRPMSVYRAAPDQLEFLYKVHGAGTQALAALRPKDILNALGPLGKGFAPPAATKHVLLIARGVGLATLCPLAAHSAACGAEVTAVLSARTRALVMSEARLRESCGHVEVVSDEDGTSDIKQLEEQLRWLHAARPFDYIATCGSKRITALMHRLASEWGIAGEVAVEQRMGCGVGSCYACVLPMRTSCDDFTYKRVCWDGPVFNLREVA is encoded by the coding sequence ATGACAGCACATGACAACGTTGAACCAGAGATTGTCGAGCATCTGTGCGAGGTGATCAGCAACGAGCCGGTCAACGCGGAATATCGTCATCTGATTCTGTTGCCACCGCATCGTGCGGCACTCGCTTTGCCGGGGCAGTTCTTCCATCTGCAATGCGGCGATGCATTTCTGCGGCGCCCAATGAGCGTTTATCGTGCGGCGCCTGACCAGCTTGAATTCCTCTACAAAGTTCACGGTGCCGGTACGCAGGCACTCGCTGCGTTGCGGCCGAAAGACATTCTCAACGCGCTCGGGCCTTTAGGAAAAGGCTTTGCCCCACCGGCCGCAACGAAGCACGTATTGTTGATTGCACGCGGTGTTGGCCTGGCGACGCTCTGTCCACTCGCCGCTCATTCCGCAGCGTGCGGTGCGGAAGTGACAGCAGTATTGAGTGCGCGGACACGTGCGCTCGTGATGTCCGAAGCGCGGTTGCGCGAATCATGCGGCCATGTCGAAGTGGTTTCCGACGAAGACGGTACCAGCGATATCAAACAACTCGAAGAACAACTGCGTTGGCTGCACGCGGCGCGTCCTTTCGATTACATCGCCACATGCGGATCGAAGCGGATTACCGCACTGATGCATCGGCTTGCCAGCGAATGGGGAATAGCCGGTGAAGTCGCGGTGGAACAGAGAATGGGCTGCGGCGTTGGCTCATGCTACGCGTGCGTGCTACCGATGCGCACCAGCTGCGACGACTTCACCTATAAGCGGGTGTGCTGGGATGGTCCTGTCTTCAATCTCCGGGAAGTAGCGTGA
- a CDS encoding asparaginase — translation MSIQRKPRVAVIGTGGTFAMHARDPFDWVEYADSGIVHPIGHLLETLGELAPGVEIVPIDFRSLGSVAIQPTDWLELARLIDRSAKADPSITGFVVTHGTATMEETAWFLQIVLDIEQPVIITGAQRPANTAGSDVPANLRAAISAASTPGSRNAGVLVAMDGWLFDARDVTKAASFELNAFEAPPFGPLARVEPDGSVTWRRKAAQINSFAHKLLDDESITLPRVDIVLSYAGADGTVIDALVQAGSRCIISAGLVPGRPASGEIAAYRRAVEQGVVVVQSSRAARGCVPVQRFLKADGILSGNDLAPQKLRIAMMVALAVYESTTAEQLQAQLQALLSAL, via the coding sequence ATGAGCATTCAACGCAAACCGCGTGTCGCGGTGATCGGCACCGGCGGCACCTTCGCCATGCATGCGCGAGACCCGTTCGACTGGGTCGAATACGCCGACAGCGGCATTGTGCATCCAATCGGGCATTTGCTGGAAACGCTCGGTGAATTGGCACCCGGCGTTGAAATCGTGCCGATCGACTTTCGCAGCCTCGGTAGCGTCGCGATTCAGCCGACCGACTGGCTCGAACTCGCGCGTCTGATCGACAGGTCTGCAAAGGCCGATCCGTCGATCACCGGATTTGTCGTCACGCACGGCACCGCGACGATGGAGGAAACCGCGTGGTTCCTGCAAATCGTGCTGGATATCGAACAGCCGGTGATTATCACGGGTGCGCAGAGACCCGCGAATACAGCGGGGAGCGACGTACCTGCCAATCTGCGTGCCGCCATTAGCGCGGCGAGCACACCGGGCTCACGCAATGCCGGCGTGCTGGTTGCGATGGATGGCTGGCTCTTCGATGCACGCGATGTAACGAAAGCCGCGAGCTTCGAACTGAATGCATTCGAAGCGCCGCCATTCGGTCCGCTGGCGCGCGTCGAGCCCGACGGTTCGGTGACGTGGCGGCGCAAGGCCGCGCAGATCAATTCGTTTGCACACAAGCTGCTCGACGACGAATCGATCACGTTGCCGCGTGTCGATATCGTGTTGTCATATGCGGGCGCGGACGGCACCGTTATTGACGCGTTGGTGCAAGCGGGTTCGCGCTGTATTATCAGTGCCGGGCTGGTGCCGGGGCGCCCCGCATCCGGCGAGATTGCAGCCTATCGGCGGGCCGTCGAGCAGGGTGTAGTCGTGGTGCAATCGAGTCGTGCCGCGCGCGGCTGTGTGCCGGTGCAGCGCTTTCTGAAAGCCGATGGCATCCTTTCGGGCAATGATCTTGCGCCGCAGAAACTGCGCATCGCAATGATGGTTGCGCTTGCAGTCTACGAGTCGACTACTGCGGAGCAGTTGCAGGCGCAATTACAGGCGCTATTGAGCGCACTCTGA